In Wenyingzhuangia fucanilytica, the following are encoded in one genomic region:
- the arsC gene encoding arsenate reductase (glutaredoxin) (This arsenate reductase requires both glutathione and glutaredoxin to convert arsenate to arsenite, after which the efflux transporter formed by ArsA and ArsB can extrude the arsenite from the cell, providing resistance.), translated as MIKIYHNPRCTKSRQGVAFLEEKGVVFEVVKYLDETFTFQSLSEVIAELGISPIALVRKNEAIWKSDFKGKELSDTEIIQAMVDFPKLIERPIVVHNGKAVVARPTEKIEEVL; from the coding sequence ATGATAAAAATATACCACAACCCAAGATGTACAAAAAGCAGACAAGGTGTTGCTTTTTTAGAAGAAAAAGGAGTAGTATTTGAAGTTGTAAAATATTTAGATGAAACATTTACTTTTCAGAGCCTAAGCGAAGTAATTGCTGAATTGGGAATTTCTCCAATAGCATTGGTTCGTAAAAATGAAGCCATTTGGAAAAGTGATTTTAAAGGAAAAGAATTGTCTGATACTGAAATTATTCAAGCAATGGTAGATTTTCCAAAATTAATAGAACGTCCTATTGTTGTTCATAATGGAAAAGCGGTAGTAGCAAGACCTACGGAGAAAATAGAAGAAGTTTTATAA
- a CDS encoding pentapeptide repeat-containing protein: protein MDYFEEETFEQEDYTRSPLRTGEYEECSFVNCNFSDCDLSGIEFTNCEFIDCNLSNVKLNKTVLQEVVFKSCKMIGILFENCNPFGLSFQFENCSLNHASFYQQKIKKTIFRNTSLQNVDFSECDLSQAFFDNCDFTKAKFERTNLEKANFKTSKNYIIDPENNNIKKAIFSIENIQGLLNKYNIIID from the coding sequence GTGGATTACTTTGAAGAAGAAACTTTTGAACAAGAAGATTACACAAGATCACCTCTAAGAACTGGAGAATATGAGGAATGTTCTTTTGTGAATTGTAATTTTTCTGACTGTGATTTATCGGGTATTGAATTTACTAACTGTGAGTTTATAGATTGTAACCTAAGTAATGTTAAACTAAACAAAACAGTATTACAAGAAGTTGTATTTAAAAGCTGTAAGATGATTGGTATCCTATTTGAAAACTGTAATCCTTTTGGTCTTTCTTTTCAATTTGAAAATTGCTCATTAAACCATGCATCTTTTTATCAACAAAAAATCAAAAAAACTATTTTTAGAAATACCTCTTTACAAAATGTAGATTTTTCTGAATGTGACTTATCACAAGCTTTTTTTGACAATTGTGATTTTACAAAAGCAAAATTTGAACGTACTAATTTAGAAAAAGCCAACTTTAAGACTTCCAAAAATTATATTATAGACCCTGAAAACAATAATATTAAAAAAGCCATCTTTTCTATAGAAAACATTCAAGGCTTATTAAATAAATACAATATTATCATTGATTAG
- a CDS encoding pseudouridine synthase, which produces MHHHFIIHKPYGYLSQFTSGEKLAHKKKYLGDLYTVPEGTMAIGRLDEPSEGLLLLTTDGSESERIRSNKVEKEYYAQVDGLITFEALELLKSGVVIGVNGQDYKTKSAKVKSIVCPEKLPHRAKRIRDDRHGPTSWVSITLTEGKFRQVRKMCSAVGFPVLRLIRVRVGQMHLSQINDSGILKVDSFLI; this is translated from the coding sequence GTGCATCACCATTTTATCATACATAAACCTTATGGTTATTTATCTCAGTTTACTAGTGGTGAAAAATTAGCACATAAAAAAAAGTACTTAGGAGATTTATATACAGTGCCAGAAGGAACTATGGCTATTGGTAGACTAGATGAACCTAGTGAAGGTTTGTTGTTGTTGACTACCGATGGAAGTGAGAGCGAAAGAATAAGGTCTAATAAGGTAGAAAAAGAATATTACGCACAAGTTGATGGTCTTATCACTTTCGAAGCTTTAGAACTGCTAAAAAGCGGTGTTGTAATAGGAGTAAATGGTCAAGATTACAAAACAAAATCAGCTAAGGTTAAAAGCATAGTTTGTCCTGAAAAGTTGCCTCACAGAGCCAAAAGAATTCGAGATGATAGGCATGGTCCTACCTCTTGGGTTTCTATTACTTTAACCGAAGGAAAATTTAGGCAAGTAAGAAAAATGTGTTCTGCTGTTGGTTTTCCTGTGCTTAGATTAATTAGAGTGAGAGTAGGGCAAATGCATTTGTCTCAAATAAATGACTCAGGAATTTTAAAAGTCGATTCTTTTTTAATTTAA
- a CDS encoding MgtC/SapB family protein, which produces MDIKDFIIRLIVALLAGLCIGFERQWRHKSAGLKTNMLVSAGSAIFVLLSVRFSELNTDVDVTRIVAQVVTGVGFLGAGVIFREGTNVHGLTSAATIWCSAAIGCVAATGFYLETFVCTLLVIIVNVVINPIDNWLKDRKS; this is translated from the coding sequence ATGGATATAAAAGATTTTATCATAAGGTTGATCGTGGCGCTTTTAGCTGGACTATGTATAGGGTTTGAAAGACAATGGAGACATAAGTCAGCAGGGTTAAAAACCAATATGTTAGTATCAGCAGGTTCAGCCATTTTTGTTTTATTATCGGTTAGGTTTTCTGAATTAAATACAGATGTTGATGTTACAAGAATTGTGGCTCAAGTTGTAACAGGGGTTGGTTTTTTAGGTGCGGGTGTTATTTTTAGAGAAGGAACTAATGTTCATGGATTAACTTCTGCCGCAACTATTTGGTGTAGTGCAGCCATTGGTTGTGTTGCTGCAACGGGATTTTATTTAGAAACATTCGTTTGTACGCTATTGGTAATTATTGTAAATGTAGTTATTAACCCTATTGATAATTGGTTAAAAGATAGGAAGAGTTAA
- the hemG gene encoding menaquinone-dependent protoporphyrinogen IX dehydrogenase gives MADKIGIIYASVDGHTKKICEFIQDQLSRKNYNVELIPADTIDDLSLDYKILIIGSSIRYGKHHKSIYRLINQYKIELSKIKTAFFSVNLVARNKDKNSADTNPYLIKFLNEITWKPTLTDVFGGKLDYTLYSFFDKLMIKLIMKITHGPIHTDRPIEYTDWKRVDEFCTKISEL, from the coding sequence ATGGCTGATAAAATAGGAATCATTTATGCATCTGTTGATGGGCATACAAAAAAGATATGCGAATTTATTCAAGATCAATTATCACGTAAAAACTACAATGTAGAACTTATTCCTGCTGATACTATTGATGATCTCTCCTTAGATTATAAAATATTAATTATTGGTTCTAGTATTAGATATGGTAAACATCATAAATCAATTTATCGCCTTATCAACCAATATAAAATTGAGTTGAGTAAAATAAAAACTGCTTTCTTTTCGGTAAATCTAGTTGCTAGAAATAAAGACAAAAATAGCGCTGATACAAATCCTTACCTTATAAAATTTCTTAATGAAATTACTTGGAAACCAACATTAACAGATGTGTTCGGAGGTAAATTAGATTATACTCTTTACTCCTTTTTTGATAAACTGATGATTAAACTTATTATGAAAATAACTCATGGTCCTATCCACACAGATAGACCTATAGAGTACACAGATTGGAAAAGAGTAGATGAGTTTTGCACAAAGATTAGTGAGCTATAA